In Xanthomonas sp. SI, the following are encoded in one genomic region:
- the glyQ gene encoding glycine--tRNA ligase subunit alpha, with protein MPVSRSVPITFQGLIQTLNQFWAQHGCVLIQPLDLEVGAGTFHPATFLRALGPEPWNAAYVQPCRRPTDGRYGENPNRLQRYYQYQVAMKPNPDNIQQLYLDSLQALGIDPLVHDLRFVEDNWESPTLGAWGLGWEVWLNGMEVTQFTYFQQAGGLECKPVLGEITYGLERLCMYLQNCDNVYDLVWTYGPDGAPVTYGDVYHQNEVEQSAYNFEHADVAELFHRFDACEREAQRLVELGLPLPAYEQVTKASHAFNLLDARRAISVTERQRYILRVRALAQAVAKAYHAQREKLGFPGVKR; from the coding sequence ATGCCCGTCTCCCGGTCCGTTCCGATCACGTTCCAGGGTCTGATCCAGACCCTCAACCAGTTCTGGGCGCAGCACGGCTGCGTGCTGATCCAACCGCTGGACCTGGAAGTGGGCGCCGGCACCTTCCACCCGGCCACGTTCCTGCGCGCGCTCGGGCCGGAGCCGTGGAACGCGGCCTACGTGCAGCCGTGCCGCCGCCCCACCGACGGCCGCTACGGCGAGAATCCGAACCGCCTGCAGCGCTACTACCAGTACCAGGTGGCGATGAAGCCGAACCCGGACAACATCCAGCAGCTGTACCTGGACTCGTTGCAGGCGCTGGGCATCGACCCGCTGGTGCACGACCTGCGCTTCGTCGAGGACAACTGGGAATCGCCGACGCTCGGCGCCTGGGGCCTGGGCTGGGAGGTGTGGCTCAACGGCATGGAGGTCACCCAGTTCACCTACTTCCAGCAGGCCGGCGGCCTGGAGTGCAAGCCGGTGCTGGGCGAGATCACCTACGGCCTGGAACGGTTGTGCATGTACCTGCAGAACTGCGACAACGTCTACGACCTGGTGTGGACCTACGGCCCGGACGGCGCGCCGGTGACCTACGGCGACGTCTACCACCAGAACGAGGTGGAGCAGAGCGCGTACAACTTCGAGCATGCCGACGTGGCCGAGCTGTTCCACCGCTTCGACGCCTGCGAGCGCGAAGCGCAGCGGCTGGTCGAGCTGGGCCTGCCGCTGCCGGCCTACGAGCAGGTGACCAAGGCCAGCCACGCCTTCAACCTGCTCGACGCGCGCCGCGCGATCTCGGTGACCGAACGCCAGCGCTACATCCTGCGCGTGCGCGCGCTGGCGCAGGCGGTGGCCAAGGCCTACCACGCGCAACGCGAGAAGCTGGGCTTCCCCGGCGTGAAGCGCTGA
- the glyS gene encoding glycine--tRNA ligase subunit beta, with amino-acid sequence MSALHPLLIELGTEELPVKALPGLAQALFDGVIAGLEKRGIAVERGDAKPLSTPRRLAVLLPGVAAEQPEQRSEVLGPYLNIALDADGQPTKALAGFAAKAGIDWTALERTSDAKGERFVHRAVNAGAQTAALLPEILREAIAAMPIPKPMRWGDHDYGFARPVHWLVLLFGNDVVPVQLFGVQADRVSRGHRFLHDAPVALAQPGDYVAALQAAQVLVDPDARRARIVAEVEQAARQAGGSARISDDNLEQVVNLVEWPSAVLCHFEQAFLAVPQEALIETMESNQKFFPVLDDGGKLTEHFIGIANIVSRDVAEVAKGYERVIRPRFADAKFFFDEDLKQGLEAMGAGLASVTYQAKLGSIADKVQRVAALAEAIAPLVGVDAVQARRAAELSKNDLQSRMVNEFPELQGIAGRHYAKAAGEPGEIALAIDEAYQPRFAGDDIALSPLGKVLAIAERLDTLAGGFAAGLKPTGNKDPFALRRNALGLARTVIESGFDVSLKVLLTDAATRAMEAIRLTAVMKKVEAANEAKRKGAETSPMQSQVGGVSLEQVEEVYDFILDRLRGYYADKGVPATHFNAVAALFSVGVEGSAASVGAASAATATHGSLYDFDRRIDAIGIFATLPEAEALAAANKRIRNILRKAEGAIPGQIDSTLLREPAESALAEAVEAAIVETDGALRQHDYVTVLNFLARLRPQVDAFFDGVMVNVEDPAIRGNRLALLKRLGDRLGSVAAIEHLSS; translated from the coding sequence ATGAGCGCACTACATCCCCTGCTGATCGAACTGGGTACCGAGGAACTGCCGGTCAAGGCGCTGCCGGGTCTGGCGCAGGCCTTGTTCGACGGTGTGATCGCCGGGCTGGAGAAGCGCGGCATCGCGGTCGAACGCGGCGACGCCAAGCCGCTGTCCACCCCGCGGCGGCTGGCGGTGCTGCTGCCGGGCGTGGCCGCCGAGCAGCCGGAGCAGCGTTCGGAAGTACTCGGCCCCTACCTCAACATCGCGCTGGACGCCGATGGCCAGCCGACCAAGGCGCTGGCCGGCTTCGCCGCCAAGGCCGGCATCGACTGGACCGCGCTGGAGCGCACCAGCGACGCCAAGGGCGAGCGTTTCGTTCACCGCGCGGTGAACGCGGGCGCGCAGACCGCCGCGCTGCTGCCGGAGATCCTGCGCGAAGCGATCGCGGCGATGCCGATCCCCAAGCCGATGCGCTGGGGCGACCACGACTACGGTTTCGCGCGGCCGGTGCACTGGCTGGTGCTGCTGTTCGGCAACGACGTGGTGCCGGTGCAGCTGTTCGGCGTGCAGGCCGACCGGGTCAGCCGCGGCCACCGCTTCCTGCACGATGCGCCGGTGGCGCTGGCGCAGCCGGGCGACTACGTGGCCGCGCTGCAGGCGGCGCAGGTGCTGGTGGATCCGGATGCGCGCCGCGCGCGCATCGTCGCCGAGGTCGAGCAGGCCGCGCGCCAGGCCGGCGGCAGCGCGCGCATCTCCGACGACAACCTGGAGCAGGTGGTGAACCTGGTCGAATGGCCGTCGGCGGTGCTGTGCCATTTCGAACAGGCGTTCCTGGCGGTGCCGCAGGAAGCGCTGATCGAGACGATGGAGAGCAACCAGAAATTCTTCCCGGTGCTCGACGACGGCGGCAAGCTGACCGAGCACTTCATCGGCATCGCCAACATCGTTTCGCGCGACGTGGCCGAAGTGGCCAAGGGCTACGAGCGGGTGATCCGCCCGCGCTTCGCCGACGCCAAGTTCTTCTTCGACGAGGACCTCAAGCAGGGTCTTGAGGCGATGGGCGCGGGCCTGGCCAGCGTGACCTACCAGGCCAAGCTCGGCAGCATCGCCGACAAGGTGCAGCGCGTGGCCGCGCTGGCCGAGGCGATCGCGCCGCTGGTCGGCGTGGACGCTGTGCAGGCGCGGCGCGCCGCCGAGTTGAGCAAGAACGACCTGCAGTCGCGCATGGTCAACGAATTCCCCGAACTGCAGGGCATCGCCGGGCGCCACTACGCCAAGGCTGCCGGCGAGCCGGGCGAGATCGCGCTGGCGATCGACGAGGCCTACCAGCCGCGCTTCGCCGGCGACGACATCGCGCTGTCGCCGCTGGGCAAGGTGCTGGCCATCGCCGAGCGCCTGGACACCCTGGCAGGTGGGTTTGCCGCGGGGCTGAAGCCGACCGGCAACAAGGACCCGTTCGCGCTGCGACGCAATGCGCTGGGGTTGGCGCGGACGGTGATTGAGAGTGGGTTTGATGTGAGTCTGAAGGTGCTGCTGACCGATGCAGCAACCCGTGCAATGGAAGCCATTCGCCTAACCGCGGTAATGAAGAAAGTAGAAGCCGCCAACGAAGCAAAGCGGAAAGGAGCGGAAACATCGCCGATGCAGTCTCAGGTGGGCGGGGTATCGTTGGAGCAGGTTGAAGAGGTCTACGACTTCATCCTCGACCGCCTGCGCGGCTACTACGCCGACAAGGGCGTGCCGGCCACGCATTTCAACGCGGTGGCGGCCTTGTTCTCGGTCGGGGTTGAAGGAAGCGCAGCTTCTGTAGGAGCGGCTTCAGCCGCGACCGCCACCCACGGATCGCTCTACGACTTCGACCGCCGCATCGATGCGATCGGCATCTTCGCCACGCTGCCGGAAGCCGAGGCGCTGGCTGCAGCCAACAAGCGCATCCGCAACATCCTGCGCAAGGCCGAGGGCGCGATTCCTGGGCAGATCGACTCGACCCTGCTGCGCGAGCCGGCCGAAAGCGCGCTGGCCGAAGCGGTGGAAGCGGCGATCGTGGAAACCGACGGCGCCCTGCGCCAGCACGATTACGTCACCGTGCTGAACTTCCTGGCGCGGCTGCGGCCGCAGGTGGACGCGTTCTTCGACGGGGTGATGGTCAACGTCGAGGACCCGGCGATCCGCGGCAACCGCCTGGCCCTGCTCAAGCGCCTGGGCGATCGCCTCGGTAGCGTCGCCGCGATCGAGCATCTGTCGTCGTAA
- the rep gene encoding DNA helicase Rep, protein MHGLNPPQRAAVLHCEGPLLVLAGAGSGKTRVIVEKIAHLIATGRYPAKRIAAITFTNKSAKEMRERVAKRIRGDAADGLTICTFHALGLKFLQIEHAAVGLKRGFSIFDADDAAAQIKDLMHGAKPDAIDDAKNLISRAKNAGLSPEQAMAAARSNREQEAASLYERYQARLSTFNAVDFDDLIRLPVQVLEENEDIVMAWRERIGYLLVDESQDTNDAQYRLLKMLAGPRGNFTCVGDDDQSIYAWRGANPENLMQMGRDYPALQIVKLEQNYRCSNRVLRAANALIAHNPHEHLKTLWSDQADGERIRVWECRDSEHEAEKVAAEIAYLGTAKQVPWSDFCILFRGNFQSRPLEKALQIAGVPYHITGGTAFLERQEVKDVLSWLRLLVNPDDDAAFLRAVQAPKREVGATSLAKLAELASAKNLPMSRAAESMGALQQLPPRAANGLSDFVDVLHDLRTASLTLSSADVVRQLAEQSGLIRELRSQCKDETTFQRRRSNLEELAKWFEGGPRGATVGDLAAQLALLSRNDKDDGGNQVRMMTMHASKGLEFRYVFIVGCEDGVLPHEVSLEEGNLQEERRLLYVGITRAKEQLWMSYSKLTRKFGEHIRLKPSRFFDEIPAEEMQRDGADPVADAERKKERANAGLAAIQALFD, encoded by the coding sequence ATGCACGGTCTCAATCCCCCCCAACGCGCCGCGGTGCTGCATTGCGAAGGCCCGTTGCTGGTGCTGGCCGGCGCCGGCAGCGGCAAGACCCGCGTGATCGTGGAAAAGATCGCGCACCTGATCGCCACCGGCCGCTACCCGGCCAAGCGCATCGCCGCGATCACCTTCACCAACAAGTCGGCCAAGGAAATGCGCGAGCGCGTGGCCAAGCGCATCCGCGGCGACGCCGCCGATGGCCTGACCATCTGCACCTTCCACGCGCTGGGACTGAAATTCCTGCAGATCGAGCACGCCGCGGTCGGCCTCAAGCGCGGCTTCTCGATCTTCGACGCCGACGATGCCGCCGCGCAGATCAAGGACCTGATGCATGGCGCCAAGCCCGATGCGATCGACGACGCCAAGAACCTGATCTCGCGCGCCAAGAACGCCGGGCTGTCGCCGGAGCAGGCGATGGCCGCGGCGCGCAGCAACCGCGAGCAGGAAGCGGCCAGCCTGTACGAGCGTTACCAGGCGCGGCTGAGCACGTTCAACGCGGTGGACTTCGACGACCTGATCCGCCTGCCGGTACAGGTGCTGGAGGAGAACGAGGACATCGTCATGGCCTGGCGCGAGCGCATCGGCTACCTGCTGGTGGACGAGAGCCAGGACACCAACGACGCGCAGTACCGGCTGCTGAAGATGCTGGCCGGCCCGCGCGGCAACTTCACCTGCGTGGGCGACGACGACCAGAGCATCTACGCCTGGCGCGGCGCCAATCCGGAAAACCTGATGCAGATGGGGCGCGACTATCCGGCGCTGCAGATCGTCAAGCTGGAACAGAACTACCGCTGCTCCAACCGGGTGCTGCGCGCGGCCAATGCGCTGATCGCGCACAACCCGCACGAGCACCTGAAGACCCTGTGGAGCGACCAGGCCGACGGCGAGCGCATCCGCGTGTGGGAATGCCGCGACAGCGAGCACGAGGCGGAGAAGGTCGCCGCCGAGATCGCCTACCTGGGCACCGCCAAGCAGGTGCCGTGGAGCGATTTCTGCATCCTTTTCCGCGGCAACTTCCAGTCGCGGCCGCTGGAAAAGGCCTTGCAGATCGCCGGCGTGCCGTACCACATCACCGGCGGCACCGCGTTCCTGGAACGGCAGGAAGTGAAGGACGTGCTGTCGTGGCTGCGGCTGCTGGTCAATCCCGACGACGATGCCGCGTTCCTTCGTGCGGTGCAGGCGCCCAAGCGCGAGGTCGGCGCGACGTCGCTGGCCAAGCTGGCGGAACTGGCGTCGGCGAAAAATCTACCGATGTCGCGCGCGGCCGAGTCGATGGGCGCGCTGCAGCAGCTGCCGCCGCGCGCGGCCAACGGCCTGAGCGATTTCGTCGACGTCCTGCATGACTTGCGTACCGCCTCGCTGACCCTGTCCTCGGCCGACGTGGTGCGCCAGCTCGCCGAGCAGTCGGGGCTGATCCGCGAACTGCGCAGCCAGTGCAAGGACGAAACCACCTTCCAGCGCCGCCGCAGCAACCTGGAAGAACTGGCCAAGTGGTTCGAGGGCGGCCCGCGTGGCGCCACCGTCGGCGATCTGGCGGCGCAGCTGGCGCTGCTGTCGCGCAACGACAAGGACGACGGCGGCAACCAGGTGCGAATGATGACGATGCACGCGTCCAAGGGCCTGGAGTTCCGCTACGTGTTCATCGTCGGCTGCGAGGACGGCGTGCTGCCGCACGAGGTCAGCCTGGAGGAGGGCAACCTGCAGGAAGAGCGGCGCCTGCTGTACGTGGGCATCACCCGCGCCAAGGAACAGCTGTGGATGAGCTACAGCAAGCTGACCCGCAAGTTCGGCGAGCACATCCGGCTCAAGCCCAGCCGCTTCTTCGACGAGATCCCGGCCGAGGAAATGCAACGCGACGGCGCCGATCCGGTGGCCGACGCCGAGCGCAAGAAGGAGCGCGCCAATGCGGGGCTGGCGGCGATCCAGGCGTTGTTTGATTGA
- a CDS encoding thymidine kinase: protein MAKLYFYYSAMNAGKTTTLLQSAHNYRERGMRTAILTPRLDHRDGSGVVASRIGLRADGNTFVPDTDLLALLQDDIARDGALHCVLVDEAQFLSRAQVWQLSEVVDRLRIPVLCYGLRTDFRGELFEGSQYLLAWADELQEIKTICHTGSKATMTVRVDADGHAVQDGPQVEIGGNERYVSVSRAEFKKIMRGEGRIDPLQIALPR, encoded by the coding sequence ATGGCGAAACTGTACTTCTACTATTCGGCGATGAACGCCGGCAAGACCACGACGCTGCTGCAGTCGGCGCACAACTATCGCGAGCGCGGCATGCGCACCGCGATCCTGACCCCGCGCCTGGACCACCGCGACGGCAGCGGCGTGGTCGCCTCGCGCATCGGCCTGCGCGCCGATGGCAACACGTTCGTGCCCGACACCGACCTGCTTGCGCTGCTGCAGGACGATATCGCCCGCGACGGCGCGCTGCATTGCGTGCTGGTGGACGAGGCGCAGTTCCTCAGCCGCGCGCAGGTCTGGCAGCTCAGCGAGGTGGTCGACCGGCTGCGCATCCCGGTGCTGTGCTACGGCCTGCGTACCGATTTCCGCGGCGAGCTGTTCGAGGGCAGCCAGTACCTGCTGGCCTGGGCCGACGAACTGCAGGAGATCAAGACCATCTGCCACACCGGCAGCAAGGCGACGATGACCGTGCGCGTGGACGCCGACGGCCACGCCGTGCAGGACGGCCCGCAGGTGGAGATCGGCGGCAACGAGCGCTACGTGTCGGTGAGCCGCGCCGAGTTCAAGAAGATCATGCGCGGCGAGGGCCGCATCGACCCGTTGCAGATCGCGTTGCCGCGGTAG
- a CDS encoding sel1 repeat family protein has product MHQFKGYAIGGCAALVVAVALALSGPAAAADNARTFDDIPAQVMTDGFLEAHLDLFYRRAGIRADKKGEFAEAKKNYQLAARYADKPSQARLGEMYWEGQGGAQDRAMGFLWMALASERGYDAFTTRKMEYWNQLTPEERQRAVKQDKKMLATYGDQVAKPRQEAVLRREASRSTGSMLGYSGASGLQINGPRGGSVDPEVFYAKEFWEPAAYWKLQDRVWDGRTPGRVDIGDVEDITQETAPKPPQPAKP; this is encoded by the coding sequence ATGCATCAGTTCAAGGGATATGCCATCGGCGGCTGCGCCGCGCTGGTCGTTGCGGTTGCGCTGGCGCTGTCCGGCCCGGCCGCCGCCGCCGACAACGCCCGCACCTTCGACGACATTCCGGCGCAGGTGATGACCGACGGGTTCCTCGAGGCGCACCTGGACCTGTTCTATCGCCGCGCCGGGATCCGCGCCGACAAGAAGGGCGAGTTCGCCGAGGCCAAGAAGAACTACCAGCTCGCCGCGCGCTACGCCGACAAGCCGTCGCAGGCGCGGCTGGGCGAGATGTACTGGGAAGGCCAGGGCGGCGCGCAGGATCGCGCGATGGGCTTCCTGTGGATGGCGCTGGCCTCCGAGCGCGGCTACGACGCCTTCACCACGCGCAAGATGGAGTACTGGAACCAGCTGACGCCCGAAGAGCGGCAGCGCGCGGTCAAGCAGGACAAGAAAATGCTGGCCACGTATGGCGACCAGGTGGCCAAGCCGCGCCAGGAAGCGGTACTGCGCCGCGAAGCGTCGCGCAGCACCGGCAGCATGCTCGGCTACTCCGGCGCCTCTGGCCTGCAGATCAACGGTCCGCGCGGCGGCAGCGTCGATCCGGAAGTGTTCTACGCCAAGGAATTCTGGGAACCGGCGGCGTACTGGAAGCTGCAGGACCGGGTCTGGGACGGCCGCACGCCGGGCCGCGTGGATATCGGCGATGTCGAGGACATCACCCAGGAAACCGCGCCGAAGCCGCCGCAACCGGCCAAGCCCTGA
- a CDS encoding glucan biosynthesis protein D, protein MQRRDFLKNAAAAFAAMGLPAMPMLGQAAPAVGLRRLGKPQPFDYAWLKGHARAMAQAPYQSHKRVLPGPLESLNWDQYQSIRYRQDHALWAVDNESKFQAKFFHLGLYFKSPVHMFDLVDGQAQELAYDGAAFDYGKSGLQGKHLPKELGFAGFRLNTKQDTDRDFAAFLGASYFRAVGKEGQYGQSARGLAIDTGTGGPEEFPDFIAYWLEQPKAGSDTVVVYALLDSPSVAGAYRFAITNGDVLLMDIDSALYPRKTIERLGLGPCTSMYQVGENDRRMDWDWRPEIHDTDGLAMWTGGGEWIWRPLCNPPQLRFNMFVDENPRGFGLLQRDRNFDHYHDDGVYYEKRPCLWVEPKQGWGKGSVQLVEIPTIDETFDNIVAFWNPQDKPQPGQELLFGYRLYWGAKPPASSPLAQCVATRTGLGGVVGQKRSHFSWRFAVDFVGGELARLGKDKDAKVEAVLQLSRGSTEIVSARPLHELSGYRAMFDVVPPDDGTQQIDIRLFLRAGGTPLTETWLYQWTPPPAAERKLY, encoded by the coding sequence ATGCAACGACGCGATTTCCTCAAGAACGCCGCCGCCGCCTTCGCCGCCATGGGCTTGCCCGCGATGCCGATGCTCGGCCAGGCCGCGCCCGCGGTCGGCCTGCGCCGCCTGGGCAAGCCGCAGCCCTTCGATTACGCCTGGCTCAAGGGCCATGCCCGGGCCATGGCCCAGGCGCCCTACCAGAGCCACAAGCGGGTGCTGCCGGGACCGCTGGAGTCGTTGAACTGGGACCAGTACCAATCGATCCGCTACCGCCAGGATCACGCGTTGTGGGCGGTGGACAACGAGTCGAAGTTCCAGGCCAAGTTCTTCCACCTGGGCCTGTACTTCAAGTCGCCGGTGCACATGTTCGACCTGGTCGACGGGCAGGCGCAGGAACTAGCCTACGACGGCGCCGCGTTCGATTACGGCAAGAGCGGCCTGCAGGGCAAGCACCTGCCCAAGGAGCTGGGCTTCGCCGGCTTCCGCCTCAACACCAAACAGGACACCGACCGCGACTTCGCCGCGTTCCTCGGCGCCAGCTATTTCCGCGCGGTGGGCAAGGAAGGCCAGTACGGCCAGTCCGCGCGCGGATTGGCGATCGATACCGGCACCGGCGGCCCGGAGGAATTCCCGGACTTCATCGCCTACTGGCTGGAGCAGCCCAAGGCCGGCTCGGACACCGTGGTGGTGTACGCGCTGCTGGACTCGCCGAGCGTGGCCGGCGCCTACCGCTTCGCGATCACCAACGGCGACGTGCTGCTGATGGACATCGACAGCGCGTTGTATCCACGCAAGACCATCGAACGGCTGGGCCTGGGACCGTGCACCAGCATGTATCAGGTCGGCGAGAACGACCGCCGCATGGACTGGGACTGGCGCCCGGAGATCCACGACACCGACGGCCTGGCGATGTGGACCGGCGGCGGCGAATGGATCTGGCGGCCGCTGTGCAACCCGCCGCAGCTGCGCTTCAACATGTTCGTGGACGAGAACCCGCGCGGCTTCGGCCTGTTGCAGCGCGACCGCAACTTCGACCACTACCACGACGACGGCGTGTACTACGAAAAGCGCCCGTGCCTGTGGGTGGAACCGAAGCAGGGCTGGGGCAAGGGTTCGGTGCAGCTGGTGGAGATTCCCACCATCGACGAGACCTTCGACAACATCGTCGCGTTCTGGAATCCGCAGGACAAGCCGCAGCCTGGGCAGGAACTGCTGTTCGGCTATCGCCTGTACTGGGGCGCGAAGCCGCCAGCGTCCTCGCCGCTGGCGCAATGCGTGGCCACGCGCACCGGCCTGGGCGGCGTGGTCGGGCAGAAGCGCAGCCATTTCTCCTGGCGCTTCGCGGTGGACTTCGTCGGCGGCGAACTGGCCAGGCTCGGCAAGGACAAGGACGCCAAGGTCGAGGCGGTGCTGCAGCTGAGCCGCGGCAGCACCGAGATCGTCTCGGCGCGGCCGCTGCACGAACTCTCCGGCTACCGCGCGATGTTCGACGTGGTGCCGCCGGACGACGGTACGCAGCAGATCGACATCCGCCTGTTCCTGCGCGCCGGCGGCACGCCGCTGACCGAAACCTGGCTGTACCAGTGGACGCCGCCGCCGGCGGCCGAGCGCAAGTTGTATTGA
- a CDS encoding DUF4380 domain-containing protein, whose protein sequence is MDNGVVRLMVTPTLGGRVLGFQRSGGPNLIKVGDAVQRQPLPTVNAAANDIPYFGHDVWVGPQNAWWQHQDANPARRAAHANWPPDPYLSFATTTVTARAPRRLQLRGVDSPISGVRLRKTFAVSPQRADSVLLQVQAQNVRKTAVAWDLWFNTRVSAATRVLVPVAAAADIRVQPSDGAGYAPPQYVLQDGLLALAAAPPGSAGQRGKLLLQPSAGWIAAFAGGQAWVIRFAHQPLARIHPEQGQVEFYLDAPASDPGSGLLEMEVHAPYRTLAPGQTMHAEEQWTLLDYTGGDDPAQQRSFLCRHAAALALAGACVTP, encoded by the coding sequence ATGGACAACGGCGTGGTCCGGCTTATGGTCACGCCGACTCTGGGCGGGCGCGTGCTGGGCTTCCAGCGCAGCGGCGGGCCGAACCTGATCAAGGTCGGCGACGCGGTGCAGCGCCAGCCGCTGCCGACGGTCAACGCGGCGGCGAACGATATCCCCTATTTCGGCCACGACGTCTGGGTCGGGCCGCAGAACGCCTGGTGGCAGCACCAGGACGCCAATCCGGCGCGGCGCGCGGCGCATGCCAACTGGCCGCCGGATCCGTACCTGAGCTTCGCCACCACCACCGTCACCGCGCGCGCGCCGCGGCGCCTGCAGCTGCGCGGCGTGGACAGCCCGATCAGCGGCGTGCGCCTGCGCAAGACCTTCGCGGTCTCGCCGCAGCGCGCCGACAGCGTGCTGCTGCAGGTGCAGGCGCAGAACGTGCGCAAGACCGCGGTGGCCTGGGACCTGTGGTTCAACACCCGGGTCAGCGCGGCCACGCGGGTGTTGGTGCCGGTCGCGGCCGCCGCCGATATCCGCGTGCAGCCCAGCGATGGCGCCGGCTACGCGCCGCCGCAGTACGTGTTGCAGGACGGGCTGCTGGCGCTGGCGGCCGCGCCGCCGGGCAGCGCCGGACAGCGCGGCAAGCTGCTGCTGCAGCCGTCGGCGGGCTGGATCGCCGCCTTCGCCGGCGGCCAGGCCTGGGTGATCCGCTTCGCGCACCAGCCGCTTGCGCGCATCCATCCCGAGCAGGGCCAAGTCGAGTTCTACCTGGATGCGCCGGCCTCCGATCCGGGCAGTGGCCTGCTGGAAATGGAAGTGCACGCGCCGTACCGGACCCTGGCGCCGGGCCAGACCATGCACGCCGAGGAGCAGTGGACGTTGCTGGACTACACCGGCGGCGACGACCCGGCGCAGCAGCGCAGCTTCCTGTGCCGGCACGCCGCGGCGCTGGCGCTGGCGGGCGCCTGCGTCACGCCCTAG
- a CDS encoding low molecular weight protein tyrosine phosphatase family protein, with translation MPVRHILFLCARNRLRSPTAEQLFADWPGIETASAGVNADADSAVTPELLAWADLIFVMERRHRSKLSAAFQRHLSGKRIVCLDIPDDYAFMDPALVRRLQQAVTPHLPRRHPAL, from the coding sequence GTGCCCGTCCGCCATATCCTGTTCCTGTGCGCCCGCAACCGGCTGCGCAGCCCGACCGCCGAACAGCTTTTCGCCGACTGGCCGGGCATCGAGACCGCGTCGGCGGGAGTCAATGCCGATGCCGATAGCGCGGTGACGCCGGAGCTGCTGGCCTGGGCCGACCTGATCTTCGTGATGGAACGGCGCCACCGCAGCAAGCTGTCGGCCGCGTTCCAGCGGCACCTGAGCGGCAAGCGCATCGTCTGCCTGGACATTCCCGACGACTATGCGTTCATGGATCCGGCGTTGGTCCGGCGGCTGCAGCAAGCGGTGACGCCGCATCTGCCGCGGCGTCATCCGGCGCTCTGA